One segment of Oscillospiraceae bacterium MB08-C2-2 DNA contains the following:
- a CDS encoding DNA cytosine methyltransferase: MMTMGSLFDGIGGFPLAAVRNGIAPVWASEIEAFPIEVTKIRFPEMLHVGDITKLNGAKLPPVDVICGGSPCQDLSVAGQRAGLAGARSGLFMEQTRITKEMRKADEQRNVPAHLVRPRYLVWENVPGAFSSADGEDFRAVIEEIIRIKYSACDVPRPESGRWESAGAALLGDEFSLAWRVMDAQFWGVAQRRRRIFLVADFGGTTAPEILFKQDGLFGDTPESGGPRQRTAAPAEGSADAAGGACLTPWDVQSRRIFEETGTWPALYSGEGGGHGYIQTEEKTAIAFAANQRDEVRDLHDVAGAIQAQPGMKQQTFVAEPLICLNDQGGNRMDITEEVTSTLRAGMGGHPPLVSQPNCLNGWDTQQSRVFTPEGMAPTLAGADGGGGRNPAGLLFAAGVVSKGDGDCFLMPEVHTAITGGGGQAGQGYPCVLTAGFCGNASAEARGIGYQAECSPTIKTGTAPSVLCLNDQGGSQMHCTEDITGTLRAQEHGHQPLVFENHGIDSRYSGPHAVAPTMSARMGTGGNNVPLVGTPVAFSLDSKESNSMKSANPYSGCRETDVARTIDTGSPDPSKNQGGIAILQETICIAGNTIDREPENGGNGLGCQPDISYTITTSDRHAVCEPYQEVVGALCRGDEKGIGSQYVSQNKCIVERRNLIRRLTPLECERLQGFPDGWTLIPGASDSARYKALGNSVAIPCVDFVLRGIAYFLQKIYEEQEE; this comes from the coding sequence ATGATGACCATGGGGAGCCTCTTCGATGGGATCGGGGGCTTCCCATTAGCGGCTGTCCGCAACGGCATCGCTCCCGTATGGGCCAGTGAAATCGAAGCCTTTCCCATCGAAGTAACGAAAATCCGATTCCCTGAAATGCTCCATGTCGGGGATATTACGAAGCTGAACGGAGCAAAGCTGCCACCTGTGGATGTTATTTGCGGCGGTAGCCCGTGCCAGGACCTTAGCGTAGCTGGCCAGAGAGCTGGATTGGCTGGGGCGCGCTCCGGCCTGTTTATGGAGCAGACACGAATCACAAAGGAGATGAGAAAAGCCGATGAGCAGCGAAACGTACCAGCTCACCTTGTTCGACCTCGATACCTCGTTTGGGAAAATGTCCCCGGAGCATTCTCCAGCGCAGACGGCGAGGACTTCCGGGCGGTCATCGAGGAGATCATCCGCATTAAGTACAGTGCCTGTGATGTGCCTCGACCTGAGTCCGGGCGCTGGGAATCTGCTGGGGCTGCCCTATTGGGAGATGAATTCAGCCTTGCTTGGCGTGTCATGGATGCTCAATTCTGGGGAGTCGCCCAGCGCCGCCGTCGCATCTTCCTTGTCGCAGATTTTGGAGGCACAACCGCACCCGAAATATTATTTAAGCAAGACGGCCTGTTTGGGGATACTCCGGAGAGCGGAGGCCCGCGGCAAAGAACTGCCGCCCCAGCTGAGGGAAGCGCTGATGCTGCAGGCGGGGCTTGCCTGACCCCATGGGATGTGCAGAGCCGCCGGATTTTTGAAGAAACAGGCACATGGCCCGCCCTCTATAGCGGCGAGGGCGGCGGACACGGATATATCCAAACAGAAGAAAAAACAGCGATAGCCTTTGCCGCCAATCAGCGGGATGAAGTGCGGGATTTGCACGATGTTGCAGGGGCGATACAGGCTCAGCCTGGCATGAAGCAGCAGACTTTTGTTGCAGAGCCGCTGATCTGCTTAAATGATCAGGGCGGTAATCGGATGGATATCACGGAGGAAGTGACTTCCACGCTCCGTGCGGGTATGGGAGGTCACCCGCCCCTTGTGTCCCAGCCAAACTGTCTGAACGGATGGGATACCCAACAAAGCCGTGTGTTTACGCCGGAGGGTATGGCTCCGACTCTTGCGGGAGCAGATGGCGGTGGCGGAAGAAATCCGGCTGGGCTGCTGTTTGCGGCAGGGGTTGTCAGTAAGGGTGACGGCGACTGCTTTCTTATGCCGGAGGTTCACACCGCCATCACCGGCGGCGGTGGGCAGGCCGGACAGGGCTATCCCTGTGTACTGACCGCAGGCTTCTGCGGCAACGCCAGTGCCGAAGCCAGAGGAATCGGCTATCAGGCAGAATGTTCTCCTACCATTAAAACAGGTACAGCTCCATCGGTGCTTTGCCTCAACGATCAGGGCGGCAGCCAGATGCACTGCACCGAGGATATTACGGGCACACTCCGGGCGCAGGAGCATGGGCATCAGCCGCTGGTGTTCGAAAATCACGGAATTGACAGCCGCTACAGCGGTCCCCATGCGGTAGCACCCACCATGTCGGCCCGTATGGGAACCGGCGGCAATAATGTCCCGTTGGTGGGAACTCCCGTTGCATTCTCCCTTGATTCGAAGGAGTCCAACAGTATGAAATCGGCAAACCCTTATTCGGGATGCAGGGAAACAGACGTTGCAAGAACCATTGATACCGGAAGCCCCGACCCCAGCAAGAACCAAGGCGGCATTGCTATTTTGCAGGAAACCATCTGCATTGCGGGCAACACCATTGACCGGGAGCCGGAAAACGGCGGCAACGGACTCGGCTGTCAGCCGGACATCAGCTACACCATTACGACCAGCGACCGCCATGCAGTATGCGAGCCTTATCAAGAGGTGGTGGGAGCACTTTGCCGCGGGGATGAGAAAGGCATTGGCAGCCAGTATGTCAGCCAGAACAAATGCATCGTGGAAAGGCGCAACCTCATCCGCAGACTGACACCTCTGGAATGTGAGCGGCTCCAAGGCTTTCCCGATGGCTGGACGCTGATACCGGGAGCATCGGACAGCGCCAGATACAAGGCACTCGGCAACAGCGTGGCGATACCCTGCGTGGACTTTGTCCTCCGAGGTATCGCCTATTTTTTGCAAAAAATCTATGAGGAACAGGAGGAATAA
- a CDS encoding DUF4406 domain-containing protein: MKLIYVASPYAGDIERNTKFAKRACRHVMSEGHAFFAPHLLYPQLLDDSNPQERQLGLDMGLAMLPRCDELWCYGDRISYGMRLEIEEAGRLGIPVRRVMEQENGFAIGRAKDTAPAEAPQQAMRMA, from the coding sequence ATGAAACTAATCTATGTGGCGTCCCCCTATGCCGGGGACATTGAGAGAAATACCAAGTTTGCCAAGAGAGCGTGCCGCCATGTGATGAGCGAGGGGCACGCTTTTTTTGCGCCCCATTTGCTCTACCCACAGCTCCTTGATGATTCCAATCCGCAGGAGCGTCAGCTCGGTCTGGATATGGGGCTTGCCATGCTGCCACGCTGTGACGAGCTGTGGTGCTATGGCGACCGCATCTCCTATGGGATGCGTCTTGAAATCGAGGAAGCGGGCAGGCTCGGCATCCCGGTTCGCCGGGTGATGGAACAGGAAAACGGCTTTGCCATCGGCAGAGCCAAAGACACCGCACCGGCCGAAGCTCCCCAGCAGGCGATGAGGATGGCCTGA